One Leptospira noumeaensis DNA window includes the following coding sequences:
- a CDS encoding Crp/Fnr family transcriptional regulator, translated as MSKLNIPPNQRIFKEGELNNAMYIILQGNVEIFFTVNNSQTRLALMKPGDFFGEMALFSSNPRSATARTITNCEVAVIESKQQLENFLVKNPKFAAKMVSIMADRLARTNELLISSMEKSVAKKIEFSNDVGKEHQIGISDVQDVE; from the coding sequence ATGAGCAAACTCAACATTCCGCCGAATCAGAGGATCTTCAAAGAAGGGGAACTGAATAATGCGATGTACATCATCCTTCAAGGAAACGTTGAGATTTTTTTTACAGTCAATAATAGCCAAACTCGATTGGCACTGATGAAACCCGGTGATTTTTTTGGTGAGATGGCTTTGTTTAGTTCCAATCCAAGAAGCGCCACTGCAAGAACCATAACAAACTGCGAAGTAGCAGTCATTGAAAGTAAACAACAGTTAGAAAACTTTCTTGTTAAAAATCCAAAGTTTGCAGCAAAGATGGTTTCTATTATGGCCGACAGGCTTGCGCGTACAAATGAGTTACTCATTAGTAGTATGGAAAAATCCGTGGCTAAGAAAATTGAATTTAGTAATGACGTTGGTAAAGAACATCAAATAGGAATTAGTGATGTCCAGGATGTGGAGTGA
- a CDS encoding HDOD domain-containing protein, whose translation MSIPPLITFQEDFLSGKLISKEYVHFSEIDCPELDVWIGRIVRSISLEFLHEILFTILSELLVNGCKANGKRVFFQEQGLNLWDQKDYGRGIPLYKDEFGHNRKRVFLALEDSPYKITLSTIFKEDYIEFKVRNNAKILPEEKNRILKRVQASAKYKNINDAYRESIDNEESSGLGIVLIHILLRNSGISNQFFQLMTTDDYTEVIIRIPKQLIPKENQINIKNLLVREVNNLPPLPPQIQKLIVIAKKKDVDWHEISGQVEKDPAITAEILKIANSPLFGAHTPIISVLEGVKRIGLKNLESIFLTLGAKRILNTRYAKQVLVWTHSFKTSMYARFLIEDSKKHLKLLEPAIICGLLHDLGRMVLLSLDLSQVNQIRVLRSDDSNEISEWVEEYTLGTTHSEIGYLMSEKWKFPEEILDVIRYHHKPWQCRTRNNILCQIIYLADILANIGRGKGNYFTVEPEVLEYFEIKSEKEFRDMQDRFKLQFEEHREEYQNLLF comes from the coding sequence ATGTCGATTCCCCCGCTCATCACCTTCCAGGAGGACTTTCTTTCGGGAAAACTAATTTCCAAAGAATATGTCCACTTTTCGGAAATCGACTGCCCGGAACTCGATGTCTGGATTGGTAGGATCGTCAGGAGTATCTCTCTAGAATTCTTACATGAAATTCTATTTACAATCCTAAGTGAACTACTAGTAAACGGATGTAAGGCTAACGGGAAACGTGTTTTTTTTCAGGAACAAGGTTTGAATCTTTGGGATCAAAAAGACTATGGTCGAGGGATCCCTCTTTACAAAGACGAATTCGGACACAACCGCAAACGTGTTTTTTTGGCCCTAGAGGATTCCCCCTATAAAATAACTTTAAGCACAATTTTCAAAGAAGACTATATTGAATTCAAGGTTCGTAATAACGCTAAGATCCTCCCTGAAGAAAAAAACAGAATTCTAAAACGAGTACAAGCATCCGCGAAATACAAAAACATAAACGATGCTTACCGTGAGTCCATTGACAACGAAGAAAGTTCTGGTCTTGGAATTGTACTCATTCACATCTTACTCAGAAATTCAGGAATCTCAAACCAATTCTTTCAACTAATGACAACAGATGATTATACTGAAGTCATCATTCGAATTCCGAAACAACTCATCCCAAAAGAAAACCAAATCAATATAAAAAATCTTCTGGTCAGGGAAGTGAATAATCTCCCTCCCCTACCACCACAGATTCAAAAACTCATAGTGATTGCTAAAAAAAAGGATGTCGATTGGCACGAAATTTCTGGCCAAGTAGAAAAAGATCCAGCAATTACAGCCGAAATACTGAAAATAGCAAACTCACCATTATTTGGAGCCCATACACCAATTATCTCCGTATTAGAAGGTGTAAAAAGAATCGGACTTAAAAATCTAGAATCTATCTTTTTGACATTGGGAGCAAAAAGAATACTTAACACTCGCTATGCGAAACAAGTTCTAGTTTGGACACATTCTTTCAAAACCTCGATGTATGCGAGGTTTCTCATTGAAGATAGCAAAAAACATTTAAAGTTATTGGAACCAGCCATCATTTGTGGATTACTTCACGATTTAGGCAGGATGGTTCTATTATCGCTTGATTTAAGCCAAGTCAATCAAATTCGAGTTCTAAGAAGTGATGACAGTAATGAAATTTCAGAATGGGTTGAAGAATATACACTAGGGACAACACATTCCGAAATTGGTTATTTGATGTCAGAAAAATGGAAGTTCCCTGAAGAAATTCTAGATGTCATTCGTTACCATCACAAACCTTGGCAATGCAGAACCAGAAACAATATCCTTTGCCAAATTATTTATTTAGCAGATATTTTAGCCAATATTGGTCGAGGCAAAGGGAACTATTTTACTGTGGAACCCGAAGTATTGGAATATTTCGAAATTAAATCTGAAAAGGAATTTCGCGATATGCAAGATAGGTTTAAATTACAATTTGAGGAACATAGAGAAGAATACCAAAATCTCTTATTTTAA
- a CDS encoding STAS domain-containing protein, giving the protein MTSTKYKKVVVVFKRTKYELDLETYGSIQAYKEVARQNPEVFERTFESHERQLQSRDFLKSQVFPNAEFVFRENFDPEVGTKYDLIVAHGGDNHFTYVAHLAGNTHLIGCNSDPDSSVGALLGFTAEELKKAVGNNFRQTKLESWSLLDTEIQYPNGTKLKTVPAICELSVRNSSPDLTSRFWISYQGKKEEQKCSGLLVYTGAGSTGWITSCFPKKFPPFSKHEPFFHVYSREIRVKSPETEFSLADFRALDQVEVISEMNGGLAVDSLTERHYPFPPYAKATIRLSPEKLFVIVPLKRGESMQDLPYEIEQKRINGTVIVQIKGRMESGPLDRITQTILDEMVGTDRKHLILDFSELRYISSLGIRMILDVKMNLQKRNKEMALVGVTSSILQVFHLLGLSSAFQFYSDREEALKSFEEPSKS; this is encoded by the coding sequence ATGACTTCAACCAAGTATAAAAAGGTCGTAGTGGTATTCAAACGTACCAAATACGAATTGGATTTGGAAACTTATGGCTCCATTCAAGCCTACAAAGAAGTCGCACGTCAAAATCCAGAAGTCTTCGAAAGGACTTTTGAATCACACGAAAGGCAATTACAGTCACGTGACTTTCTGAAATCCCAAGTATTTCCTAATGCCGAGTTTGTATTTCGAGAAAATTTTGATCCCGAAGTTGGCACCAAATACGATTTGATCGTCGCTCATGGCGGTGATAACCATTTCACTTATGTGGCCCATTTGGCTGGGAATACTCATTTAATCGGTTGTAATTCCGATCCTGATTCCTCCGTGGGAGCATTACTCGGTTTTACCGCGGAAGAATTAAAAAAGGCAGTGGGTAACAATTTCAGGCAAACAAAATTGGAATCCTGGTCACTACTTGATACAGAAATTCAATATCCCAACGGCACCAAACTGAAAACTGTACCAGCCATTTGCGAACTTTCTGTACGAAATAGTAGCCCAGACCTTACATCTCGCTTTTGGATTTCTTACCAAGGAAAGAAAGAAGAACAAAAATGTTCAGGCCTGTTAGTTTATACGGGAGCGGGTTCCACCGGATGGATTACTTCCTGTTTTCCTAAAAAATTCCCACCTTTTTCAAAACATGAGCCGTTTTTCCATGTTTATTCTCGAGAAATCCGAGTGAAGTCCCCAGAAACAGAGTTTTCCTTGGCAGATTTCCGGGCTTTAGATCAAGTGGAAGTTATTTCTGAAATGAATGGTGGTTTGGCTGTCGATTCCCTTACGGAAAGACATTATCCTTTTCCACCTTATGCCAAGGCGACAATTCGGTTATCGCCCGAGAAATTATTTGTAATTGTTCCGCTAAAGAGAGGGGAATCCATGCAAGACTTACCATACGAAATAGAACAAAAACGCATCAATGGAACCGTCATCGTCCAAATCAAAGGTCGTATGGAATCGGGTCCACTGGATCGAATCACACAAACGATCTTAGATGAAATGGTCGGAACCGATAGAAAACATCTCATTTTGGATTTTTCAGAACTCCGATACATATCTAGTTTAGGAATCCGAATGATTTTAGATGTGAAAATGAACTTACAAAAAAGAAATAAAGAGATGGCACTGGTCGGAGTGACTAGTTCTATCTTACAAGTATTTCATTTGTTAGGACTTTCCAGTGCTTTTCAATTTTATAGTGACCGTGAAGAAGCGTTGAAGTCATTTGAGGAGCCATCTAAGTCCTAG
- a CDS encoding HU family DNA-binding protein encodes MATTPTPMKKSEMLSELAEITGMTKKNVAAFLDSFVDLAYKETKKNGAFIIPGLGKLVKRNRPKRKGRNPATGEAIVIPAKTVVKFTLSKTCKDAVVPPKK; translated from the coding sequence ATGGCAACAACTCCTACCCCAATGAAGAAGTCCGAAATGCTCAGCGAACTTGCTGAAATAACTGGTATGACCAAAAAGAACGTAGCAGCGTTCCTAGACTCCTTTGTTGATCTCGCTTATAAAGAAACCAAGAAAAACGGAGCATTCATCATTCCAGGTTTAGGAAAACTTGTTAAACGCAATCGTCCAAAACGCAAAGGAAGAAACCCTGCAACTGGTGAAGCCATCGTAATTCCTGCTAAAACTGTTGTTAAATTCACTTTATCTAAAACTTGCAAAGATGCAGTTGTGCCTCCAAAAAAATAA
- a CDS encoding VanZ family protein: protein MDKKPYPFLPFEDSLVGEKILLVWQESNHSEKNLKDNLLKALDLTEDQIIFTPNAIKQKLMVSYPTEIRSYIEKGEPRNITNLLLQIARGKSELNPIPALDITFELMEWILTGFDLDDVLVETLSALFGTNLTNDFVDQVRAEYIKEFRG from the coding sequence ATGGATAAAAAACCTTATCCTTTTTTGCCATTTGAAGATTCTCTCGTAGGAGAAAAAATTCTTCTTGTTTGGCAAGAAAGCAATCATTCAGAAAAAAATCTAAAAGACAATTTACTAAAAGCTCTGGATCTTACAGAAGACCAGATCATTTTTACACCCAATGCCATCAAACAAAAGTTAATGGTATCTTATCCGACGGAAATTCGTTCCTACATAGAAAAAGGTGAACCTAGGAACATCACCAACCTCTTGTTACAGATTGCAAGAGGAAAGTCAGAGTTAAATCCAATTCCGGCACTTGATATCACATTTGAACTGATGGAATGGATCCTTACAGGATTTGATTTGGATGATGTATTAGTAGAAACCTTATCCGCATTATTTGGAACCAATCTAACAAATGATTTTGTCGACCAAGTGAGAGCTGAATACATTAAGGAATTTCGCGGTTAA
- a CDS encoding FAD-binding oxidoreductase codes for MQTRNIYKWGSPDVEEKLPEHTLKFLEGQFPVDKEFKASFPKGELPLSPLKKSKITTTTLTKLKQIVGKDYVSLDDVSRARHSIGKFYTEIYKARFGEVTDVVDVVVSPKNEQEVIEIIALANAGKIPVIPYGAGSTVTKALQAPKGGISLDLSRLNRIIEFNAIDSTVTVEAGVYGPVLEKHLNERGYTCGHFPQSFEFSTVGGWIAAKGAGQASTGYGKIEDILLSLTAITPSGKFESKAYPAASIGPDLFRLFLGTEGSFGVITKATLKIRKFHPENSAKGSFIFKNFEKAVETMRDVMQAGFGKPHFFRIQDPEETDISFHMSGLHGGKEDYFLRFIGYKPMERSLMHIIIDGDPAYAKEVLRKIKKIAKRNGGFSTGESPVNKWLHQRYSSAYLRDYLMDEGIRIDTLETAVSWSNLHGLWEKTRAYIKSHENTSCMVHISHAYENGANLYFIFLSPINGKNEITDFVKFHKGIIDSIHKHGGSLSHHHGIGRMLSPWMESEVGKEGLRVLSSIKKTFDPKGIMNPGGLLGLK; via the coding sequence ATGCAAACTCGGAATATTTATAAATGGGGATCTCCCGATGTAGAAGAAAAACTACCGGAACATACATTAAAATTTTTGGAAGGGCAATTTCCCGTAGATAAAGAGTTTAAGGCTTCATTCCCAAAAGGAGAACTTCCTCTTTCCCCGTTAAAAAAATCTAAAATTACTACAACCACTCTGACTAAGTTAAAACAAATTGTTGGAAAAGACTATGTTTCATTAGATGATGTTTCTCGTGCCAGACATTCGATTGGGAAATTTTATACAGAAATTTATAAAGCAAGATTCGGTGAAGTCACAGATGTTGTGGATGTTGTTGTATCACCTAAAAATGAACAAGAAGTAATCGAAATTATCGCTTTAGCGAATGCAGGTAAAATCCCTGTAATTCCCTATGGTGCAGGATCTACAGTTACAAAAGCCTTACAAGCTCCGAAAGGAGGAATCTCTTTAGATTTATCTAGATTAAATCGTATCATCGAATTCAATGCCATTGATTCTACCGTAACTGTGGAAGCAGGGGTGTATGGCCCAGTTTTAGAAAAACATTTGAACGAACGTGGTTATACTTGTGGTCACTTCCCTCAATCTTTTGAATTTTCTACTGTAGGCGGTTGGATTGCTGCCAAAGGTGCGGGCCAGGCCTCCACTGGTTATGGGAAAATTGAAGATATTCTTCTTAGTTTAACAGCAATTACACCTTCGGGGAAGTTTGAATCGAAAGCCTATCCAGCTGCATCTATTGGTCCTGACTTATTCCGTTTGTTTTTAGGAACAGAAGGAAGTTTTGGAGTCATTACAAAAGCTACTTTAAAAATTCGTAAATTCCATCCTGAAAATTCGGCCAAAGGATCTTTTATATTTAAAAACTTTGAAAAAGCTGTGGAGACAATGCGAGATGTGATGCAAGCCGGGTTTGGGAAACCACATTTCTTTCGTATTCAAGATCCGGAAGAAACAGACATTTCCTTCCATATGAGTGGGCTTCATGGTGGTAAAGAAGATTATTTTCTTAGATTCATTGGTTACAAACCAATGGAAAGATCACTGATGCATATCATCATAGATGGTGATCCGGCTTATGCTAAAGAAGTTTTAAGAAAGATTAAAAAAATTGCAAAACGGAATGGTGGGTTTTCGACAGGAGAGTCACCAGTCAACAAGTGGTTACACCAAAGGTATTCCAGCGCTTACCTAAGAGATTATCTTATGGATGAAGGAATCAGGATTGATACCCTTGAGACAGCCGTTAGTTGGTCAAATTTACATGGATTGTGGGAAAAAACTAGAGCGTACATTAAAAGTCACGAAAATACATCATGTATGGTTCATATATCCCATGCTTATGAGAATGGTGCCAATTTGTACTTTATATTCTTAAGTCCAATCAATGGGAAAAATGAAATTACCGACTTTGTAAAATTTCACAAAGGGATTATCGACAGTATTCACAAACATGGCGGATCACTATCACACCACCATGGGATTGGGCGTATGTTATCTCCATGGATGGAAAGTGAAGTGGGGAAAGAAGGCCTTCGTGTTTTATCCTCAATCAAAAAAACTTTTGATCCGAAAGGAATTATGAATCCAGGTGGACTCTTAGGACTTAAATAA
- a CDS encoding TetR/AcrR family transcriptional regulator: MGVSERKKREFAQRESDILNCAIELFRTKHPSLVKMDDIAKQLEIGRGTIYLHFKSKDDLMARIQYEDYVRLRTRLEKAFDEPSAIEMSRKAIRAYIDHCLGDRHMYVVARQCGTNLNINNVSEDLREQLTEERTNRLTLLEKIYKQAKQENLINSRGTYPNVAVAWGMIRGAVEVILEGHFQNEIKSEKAYLETIEHVLFYGLFSGNKGET; this comes from the coding sequence ATGGGCGTTTCTGAAAGGAAAAAACGTGAGTTTGCACAAAGAGAATCTGATATTCTTAATTGTGCAATTGAACTATTTAGAACCAAACATCCATCACTTGTTAAGATGGATGATATTGCAAAACAATTGGAGATAGGGCGGGGTACGATCTATCTCCATTTCAAAAGTAAAGATGATTTAATGGCAAGGATTCAGTATGAAGATTATGTACGTCTTCGCACTCGATTGGAAAAAGCCTTTGATGAACCATCGGCGATCGAAATGTCTAGAAAGGCAATCAGAGCTTATATCGATCATTGTTTGGGTGATCGTCACATGTATGTGGTTGCCAGACAGTGCGGAACGAACTTAAATATTAATAATGTTTCTGAAGATTTGCGTGAACAATTGACGGAAGAACGAACCAATCGCCTAACACTATTAGAAAAAATCTATAAACAAGCAAAACAAGAAAACTTAATCAATTCTAGAGGAACTTACCCAAATGTAGCTGTCGCTTGGGGTATGATTCGTGGTGCCGTTGAAGTTATTTTGGAGGGACATTTCCAAAATGAAATCAAAAGTGAAAAGGCCTATTTAGAAACAATTGAACATGTATTATTTTATGGGCTGTTTTCCGGTAACAAAGGAGAGACTTGA
- a CDS encoding diacylglycerol/lipid kinase family protein produces the protein MRKIKVILNPVSGGGLSAKVWKRVEPELQKKGIPYEFEATTKEKAARDIARESVKQGFHWIVGIGGDGTFSNIINGLFENGKLINKNIIFSPIPAGRGNDFIKTVKVPKNPIKALEQILEGKERVIDLIAVTYTKSDKTKGNYLCLNLADVGMGGEVVYKVNRSKLASIIGGKGVFLLYSFLCLFTYTNKKISLTLSKFEKITNKCRLIVCANGEYAGGGMWFAPKAKLDDGKMDFLAIQDVTVMETLRKFGYLYRGKLSDDSKVISKQITELTAESEEDVFIDVDGENMGQLPAHFKVLPKALPIKC, from the coding sequence ATGAGAAAGATAAAAGTAATTTTAAATCCTGTATCTGGCGGAGGACTCTCTGCAAAAGTTTGGAAACGAGTGGAACCCGAGTTACAGAAAAAAGGAATCCCTTATGAATTTGAAGCCACAACGAAAGAGAAAGCAGCTCGGGACATTGCAAGAGAATCCGTAAAACAAGGGTTCCATTGGATAGTTGGGATTGGTGGTGATGGAACATTTTCTAATATCATCAATGGACTTTTTGAAAATGGAAAGTTAATCAATAAAAATATTATCTTTAGTCCCATCCCTGCGGGTCGAGGAAATGATTTTATTAAAACTGTAAAAGTTCCTAAAAATCCAATCAAAGCACTGGAACAAATTTTGGAAGGTAAAGAAAGGGTCATCGATTTAATCGCCGTTACTTACACCAAGTCGGACAAAACAAAGGGTAATTATCTATGTTTGAATTTGGCGGATGTTGGAATGGGTGGTGAAGTGGTTTACAAAGTGAATAGGTCAAAACTTGCATCCATCATCGGTGGAAAGGGAGTGTTTTTATTATATTCTTTTCTCTGTTTATTTACTTACACGAACAAAAAGATATCTCTTACACTTTCTAAATTTGAAAAAATTACTAACAAGTGTAGGCTCATTGTTTGTGCCAATGGAGAATATGCTGGTGGTGGGATGTGGTTTGCACCCAAAGCAAAGTTAGACGATGGTAAAATGGATTTTCTTGCAATTCAAGACGTAACTGTTATGGAAACCCTTCGTAAGTTTGGTTATTTGTATCGGGGGAAATTGTCAGATGATTCAAAAGTAATCTCTAAACAAATCACTGAGTTAACCGCTGAATCAGAAGAAGATGTTTTTATTGATGTAGATGGTGAAAACATGGGCCAACTACCAGCTCACTTCAAAGTTTTACCGAAAGCCCTACCAATCAAATGTTAA
- a CDS encoding glycerol-3-phosphate dehydrogenase/oxidase, whose product MKQITKHESSRLKNLKEEYDIIIIGGGITGANVLWDATLRGYNCLLVEKNDYASGTSQATSKLIHGGLRYLKNLEFGLVRESLSERRYLAKISPHAVRPMGFIIPIRSWFQRVQLFLGMELYNALSFDRNEEIDADVRLPRYRWNSLGETIYKVLGLDRKSLKGSFQYYDYANPNPEKHTTEFILSAKEKGAHAFNYLAVTTLKKQNSGGYTVGLTDSITGKKVLVSTKVVVNSAGPWADVIESMTGVTAEKKLVRSKGIHAVVRNICGNECAVLSKRDGSHLFVIPWRGKTIVGTTDTAYEDDPNAFKVKQSELVDLLDEVNFSFGFAKLTLKDVDYYYGGLRPLVEDPGSTEGTYSASRKSEIFHYEKEGFPGFFSALGGKYTTSRAVAENLVNSIDLYSKGSESLCVTKFTPLLGGRYQSLKELVNELQFKYPKILGAKLETLARRYGSTTWKILNLEGKDSYRIPNGEIYYEEEVEYMVTHEDILHLTDFYFRRSGVGTVGTLDPSERSKLDKKIAKILGWNADRLKEETKLVDERYKWYVD is encoded by the coding sequence ATGAAACAAATTACAAAACATGAAAGTTCTCGGCTTAAAAATCTAAAGGAAGAATATGATATCATCATCATTGGCGGAGGGATCACCGGTGCCAATGTGCTTTGGGATGCTACTCTTCGCGGATACAATTGTTTACTCGTAGAAAAAAATGATTATGCTTCTGGAACAAGCCAAGCGACCTCTAAACTCATTCATGGTGGACTTAGGTATTTAAAGAATCTTGAGTTTGGGTTAGTTCGAGAATCACTTTCTGAAAGAAGATACCTTGCAAAAATTTCTCCCCATGCAGTGAGGCCTATGGGATTTATCATCCCAATTCGTTCCTGGTTCCAACGTGTTCAATTGTTTTTAGGGATGGAACTATACAACGCACTTTCATTTGATCGGAATGAAGAAATTGATGCAGATGTTCGATTGCCTAGATACCGATGGAATTCTTTAGGAGAAACCATTTATAAAGTTTTGGGATTGGATCGGAAATCTCTGAAAGGGAGTTTCCAATACTACGACTATGCCAATCCAAACCCAGAAAAACATACTACTGAATTTATATTGTCTGCTAAAGAGAAGGGTGCACATGCATTCAACTACCTCGCAGTTACCACGTTAAAAAAACAAAATAGCGGTGGTTATACGGTTGGGCTTACCGATTCCATTACAGGGAAAAAGGTATTGGTTTCTACTAAGGTTGTTGTGAACTCGGCGGGACCTTGGGCCGATGTGATTGAATCCATGACTGGAGTTACAGCGGAAAAAAAACTCGTACGTTCTAAAGGAATCCATGCGGTAGTTCGCAATATTTGTGGGAATGAATGTGCTGTGTTATCCAAAAGAGACGGATCACACCTGTTTGTGATCCCTTGGCGTGGGAAAACCATAGTTGGAACAACAGATACGGCTTATGAAGATGATCCAAATGCTTTTAAAGTCAAACAATCGGAACTAGTGGATTTACTCGATGAAGTAAACTTTAGTTTTGGGTTTGCTAAACTCACTTTAAAAGATGTGGATTATTATTATGGTGGATTACGTCCTTTAGTGGAAGATCCAGGGAGCACAGAGGGAACATATTCTGCTTCTAGAAAATCTGAAATTTTTCATTATGAAAAAGAAGGATTTCCTGGTTTTTTCTCGGCGTTAGGTGGAAAGTATACAACTAGTCGTGCTGTTGCAGAAAATTTAGTCAATTCAATTGATCTTTATTCTAAAGGAAGTGAATCCCTTTGTGTTACTAAATTTACGCCACTTCTTGGCGGAAGATACCAAAGTTTAAAGGAACTTGTAAATGAATTACAATTTAAGTATCCTAAAATATTGGGTGCAAAGTTAGAAACATTAGCACGTCGTTACGGAAGCACGACTTGGAAAATTCTTAATTTGGAAGGTAAGGATTCGTATCGAATTCCCAATGGAGAGATCTATTATGAAGAAGAAGTCGAATACATGGTTACCCATGAAGACATTCTTCATTTAACGGATTTTTATTTTAGAAGGTCTGGGGTAGGTACTGTCGGAACTCTCGATCCATCAGAACGATCCAAATTAGACAAAAAAATTGCAAAAATTCTTGGTTGGAATGCAGACAGGTTGAAAGAAGAAACAAAGTTAGTTGATGAAAGATACAAATGGTATGTTGACTAG
- a CDS encoding acyl-CoA thioesterase, with protein sequence MARISIDIPEKQIYSTDLSVRISDINFAGHLAHDAILTLTHECRARFFHSHGWTEINVEGKGIVVSDVAIVYKSEAFFPDDLVMQLYVDNVSQKSLEMVYVITHKNGGKEIARAKTAIVFFDYAERKPCAIPDVFLKVLI encoded by the coding sequence GTGGCTAGGATCTCTATCGATATTCCAGAAAAACAAATTTATTCTACCGACTTAAGTGTTCGAATCTCAGATATTAATTTTGCTGGGCATTTAGCGCATGATGCCATATTAACCTTAACTCATGAATGTCGGGCTCGGTTTTTTCATTCTCATGGATGGACAGAAATCAATGTAGAAGGGAAGGGGATAGTGGTTTCTGATGTTGCTATTGTTTATAAATCGGAAGCATTTTTCCCTGATGACCTAGTCATGCAGCTTTATGTGGACAATGTGTCCCAAAAATCATTGGAAATGGTGTATGTGATTACCCATAAAAATGGGGGAAAAGAAATTGCTCGTGCTAAAACTGCGATCGTTTTCTTTGATTACGCGGAAAGAAAACCCTGCGCCATCCCCGATGTTTTTTTGAAAGTCCTTATTTGA
- a CDS encoding P-loop NTPase fold protein: MIDTKESLSQLVSEALLGEKYPIAKIISKIETENNLEFREFLFQELIRQNPNSKEGLTIGITGTPGAGKSSLLGELCKLFLDFAPDKKMAIVAIDPSSNLSGGSILGDRTRVTLPRRDTRIYFRSQPSQLELGGLNPYTYHVIRFLRRIFDYVFVETVGIGQNEISVSLISDLSFLVMQPLGGDQVQFMKSGIMEVPEAFIINKCDEESLANSSYYMLESTLEFIKDILPDQSLPPIFKTSVTKRKGIEELLNYILNYQKRKDKNTETLTQLTQWIRNEYGRWGISIWEELESSKWNQAVKRNPLGGIHKLKYEEEERKIVSIIQTKIK, from the coding sequence TTGATTGATACCAAAGAATCTTTATCCCAACTGGTTTCGGAGGCACTTCTTGGTGAAAAGTATCCGATTGCTAAAATCATTTCAAAAATTGAAACAGAAAACAATTTAGAATTTCGAGAGTTTTTATTCCAAGAACTAATCCGTCAAAATCCAAATTCAAAAGAAGGACTCACCATCGGTATCACAGGAACACCAGGTGCCGGCAAATCCTCGTTACTCGGTGAGTTATGCAAACTTTTCCTAGATTTTGCTCCCGATAAAAAAATGGCCATTGTTGCCATAGATCCTTCTTCCAATCTCAGTGGAGGATCCATCCTAGGTGATCGAACAAGAGTCACTCTTCCGAGAAGAGATACTCGTATTTATTTTAGATCCCAACCATCCCAATTAGAACTGGGTGGACTCAATCCTTATACGTATCATGTCATTCGTTTCTTGAGACGAATTTTTGATTATGTATTTGTAGAAACTGTTGGAATTGGCCAAAACGAAATCTCAGTATCTCTAATATCCGATTTATCCTTTCTTGTGATGCAACCACTCGGTGGAGACCAAGTACAATTTATGAAGTCAGGGATTATGGAAGTTCCCGAAGCCTTTATCATCAACAAATGTGATGAAGAATCTTTGGCTAATTCCAGTTATTATATGTTAGAATCCACTTTGGAATTCATCAAAGATATCCTTCCTGACCAGTCTCTTCCACCTATTTTCAAAACATCAGTCACCAAACGAAAAGGAATCGAAGAACTATTAAACTACATTTTAAATTATCAAAAACGAAAGGATAAAAATACAGAAACTCTCACCCAACTCACACAATGGATTCGCAATGAATATGGAAGATGGGGAATCTCCATTTGGGAAGAATTGGAATCATCGAAATGGAACCAAGCAGTGAAACGAAACCCACTGGGTGGGATTCATAAATTAAAGTATGAAGAAGAGGAACGTAAAATCGTTTCCATAATCCAAACAAAAATCAAATAA